The following are encoded together in the Candidatus Methylomirabilota bacterium genome:
- a CDS encoding NUDIX domain-containing protein: MITLEPDPSGAKGIRASVSAVIFDRRGRLLLQQRSDGGQWGLPGGSVEIGESVTEAVRREVREETGLDVAVKRVVGVYSDPRLQVVRYPDGAVWHYVNVCFECAARGGALSTCDETLALRYFSPRGLPATLLLNHRVRIRDARAGRAAAFIR; encoded by the coding sequence GTGATCACGCTCGAGCCCGATCCGTCCGGCGCCAAGGGCATCCGGGCCAGCGTCTCCGCGGTGATCTTCGACCGCCGTGGCCGCCTGCTGCTGCAGCAACGCTCGGACGGCGGCCAGTGGGGTCTGCCCGGCGGTTCCGTGGAGATCGGCGAGTCGGTCACCGAGGCCGTGCGCCGCGAGGTGCGGGAAGAGACGGGGCTCGACGTCGCGGTGAAGCGGGTGGTGGGCGTCTACTCCGATCCCCGGCTCCAGGTTGTCCGCTATCCCGACGGAGCGGTCTGGCACTACGTCAACGTGTGCTTCGAGTGCGCGGCGCGTGGAGGCGCGCTGTCCACGTGCGACGAGACGCTGGCCCTGCGGTATTTCTCACCCCGCGGCCTGCCGGCGACGCTGCTGCTGAACCACCGGGTCCGCATCCGGGACGCCCGGGCGGGTCGGGCGGCCGCCTTCATCCGCTAA
- a CDS encoding VOC family protein: MVRRLHHVAIVVRRVAEAYRFYRDTLGLPLLKEASIPEQGVRAALLAAGQSEIELIEPLDAASGVARYLARHGESLHHLCFEVPDAAGVLGELDGRGVELIDRVPRHGLAGQIGFLHPRACAGILVELATPDAEPAPPPSPVDLKRVVIGASDPRATAGRFTSLLALSEVTTNGGRRVLLAAGQGTLLIVPADEVGGHAGMVALSFVAEEFSALAQACERAGVKHLRGTGEITVDPASSHGVHLHISRYRFP; this comes from the coding sequence GTGGTCCGCCGCCTCCACCATGTCGCCATCGTGGTCCGCCGCGTGGCCGAGGCCTACCGCTTCTACCGCGACACGCTGGGCCTGCCCCTGCTCAAGGAAGCCAGCATCCCCGAGCAGGGCGTGCGGGCGGCGTTGCTGGCCGCGGGTCAGAGCGAGATCGAGCTCATCGAGCCCCTCGATGCCGCCAGCGGGGTGGCTCGCTACCTGGCCCGTCACGGGGAGAGCCTGCACCACCTCTGCTTCGAGGTGCCCGACGCCGCCGGCGTGCTGGGCGAGCTCGACGGGCGCGGCGTCGAGCTGATCGACCGCGTGCCCCGTCACGGGCTGGCCGGGCAGATCGGGTTCCTCCATCCCCGGGCTTGCGCGGGAATCCTCGTGGAGCTGGCGACGCCGGATGCCGAGCCCGCGCCGCCGCCGTCGCCGGTCGACCTCAAGCGCGTGGTCATCGGAGCCAGCGACCCCCGGGCCACCGCGGGCCGCTTCACCTCGCTGCTGGCCCTATCGGAGGTGACCACCAACGGCGGCCGGCGCGTCCTGCTGGCGGCGGGCCAGGGCACGCTGCTGATCGTGCCCGCCGACGAGGTCGGCGGGCACGCGGGGATGGTGGCGCTGTCCTTCGTGGCCGAGGAATTCTCGGCGCTGGCCCAGGCGTGCGAGCGTGCCGGCGTGAAGCACCTGCGGGGCACCGGCGAGATCACCGTCGATCCCGCCTCCAGCCACGGGGTCCACCTCCACATCTCCCGCTACCGCTTCCCCTGA